Within Desulfocurvus vexinensis DSM 17965, the genomic segment CTGGCTGTCGGCGAGCAGGGCGGGCAGGGTTGTCGGCTCGGGCCGTTCGGGCATGGGCCGCCTCGGGTCTGGCGTCGCCGTGGATGCGCGGCCTGCGCGGGGCGACGCCTTTCCCTTGAGTCTACCATGGTTGCGCAGGAAAGAAAACTGCGCCAGGGGCGGCACCCGGCTGTTCAGACCCGGGCGGGGGGGTGCACCAGGGCCAGGTGGACGAGCATCCTGTCGGGCGACAGGATTTCGGCCTGGCCGGGGGTGATGGCAAGGGCTCCGGGGTGTCCTTCGTTGATGGTCACGCGGGTCAGCACCCCCTGGAGGGTCGCCCCGCCCCGGGTGCCCACCAGCTCCAGCAGCAGCGTGGCGTTGACCAGCAGGGGGAAGGCCCAGCGGCAGGTGTGTTCCCTGCCGTCGGGCACGCCATGGTGGTTGTCGCTCACCGGCTGGCGGAAGGGTTGGCGGTAGCTCACGGTGGCCCGCAGGGTGCCATGGGCGCCCTCGGGCATGACCAGGGTCGCGCTGATCAGGGTCATGGGCGCGGCGGGCAGGGGCGGGCGCATGGCCGCCAGACGCGCCAGGTGGAAGGATTCGCCGATGCCGCCCAGAGCCAGGACCAGCCCGCCCAGGTGTTCGCGCAGCAGGCCCACGCCGCGGCGGTGCTCCGGGCCCAGGCCGCGTCCGCTCCGGGCATGCTGCGCCGCCAGCCGCCGGGCCAGCCGCCGCACCCCCCGGGCGGCGAGGGCGAACTCTTCCAGGAACGCGCGCAGGGGCGCCAGGGTCTCGCCGGGCGGGGCGGGCAGCACCGACCAGGGGCCGGGCGCCGGGGCCGGGGCCCGCAGCGGTTCCAGCGCCCGGAGCGCCCGAGTCAGCAGGGCGTCGGCCCGGGCCAGGATGGCGTCCGGAGCCAGGAGTTCGCCACCGCCCAGGGGCTGCTGGCGCGTCAGCATATCCAGGGGCTCGGCCAGCAGGGGGGATTTTGGGGTGGCCTCCTCCAGCAGCAGGCAGTGCTTGTGCATCTGTTCCAGCCTGCCCAGGCAGGAGTTGAGCCGCAGGAAGGGCGTCTCGTCGATGAGCGCGGCAAAGCCCTCGTGCTGGCGCAGGCGGTACAGGCCCGCGAGTTCGTCCTCCACCCCGGCGACGATGGCCTCCCAGGCAGGGGCGGGCAGGAGCGCCTCGGGGGCCAGACGCAGCCGGGCCCGGCTCTGGCGCTTGGCGCCCAGGGCCAGCAGCAGCCAGGAGCAGGCGGCCTCGGGGGGGCGCCCTGCGGCGGCCATGGCCCGGGCGGCGTCCGCGCAGCGGCGCGCCACGTCGGCCTCGCCGAGCGGGGGGCCGTCGCCCCCGGCCAGGGGCCCTGCGGTGAGCAGGTGGCGCGCCAGGCGCATGGCGGCCAGGCGGTGGGCCTGGGCCGAGGGGTGTTCGTCGGCCTTGGAGACGAACAGCCCCGGGTCCGCGCTGGCCGACTGGGGCCCGGTGAACTCCAGGGACAGGTCCAGGAAATCGATGCCCAGGGCCCGGGCCTCGCCCGCGATCTGGGCGGCCACGCGCCTGTCGGTGGGGCATTCGCCGGTGACGGACCAGAAGCACAGCACCAGGGGCACCCCGGCGGCGTCCAGCCCGGCCTTGAATCCGGCCAGGGCCCGGCGGAACAGGGGGAAGACCGGGCCCTGCGGGTCCCAGTTGCGGTCCAGGTGCTCCAGGTAGCTCCGGCCCTCGGGCGTGCAGTACAGCTCCGCGTCGTTGTTGCACAGGGTCAGGATCACGAGGTCCGGCGCCATGGCCGCCCCGCGCAGATTGAACCCGGACACGCTGTCGTGCAGCGAATGGCCGCAGGCCCCGAGGTTGACCACCTCCACGGCCCGCTCCCAGCAGAAGCGGTTCAGGTGCTCCTCCAGCACCGCCGGGTAGGCCTCGTGGGGCAGCACGCCCTGGCCGAAGGTCAGCGAATCGCCCAGGCACAGGACGCGGGTCACGCCCTCGGGCTTGCGCGCGGTGTTCCAGTAGCTTCGGTGGCCCAGGCTCTGCATGGTGTGGTCCGGCGGCCCTAGTGGGGGTAGATGTACTCGACGACGAACCGCTCGGGGTCGTCCTGCGGGGGCAGCAGGTCGGCGCTGTCGGCCAGCAGGCGCAGGGCCTGGGCCAGCCACGCCGGGGCCGGGGACTGGGCGCTTTCCAGTTCGCGGGCCTTGGCCAGCAGGGCCTCGCGGTCGAAATGGCTTTCGCTCATGGCTAGAACCCCTTGTCTGCCAGGTAGTTGCCCATGACCAGGAAGTCCAGGTCCGTCTTCAGGAAACAGCGGCAGGCGTCCTGCGGGGTGCAGACGATGGGCTCGCCGCGGATGTTGAAGCTGGTGTTCATGACCACCGGCACCCCGGTCAGGGCTTCGAAGGCCGTGATCAGGCGGTGCAGGCGCGGGTTGTCGGCGGGGCTGACGGTCTGCACCCGGGCGCTGTTGTCGCAGTGGGTCACGGCGGGGATGCGCGCGTCCATGCCCGGGCGCACCTGCGGCGCCAGGAGCATGTAGGGGCTCGGGGCGTCGAGGTCGAACCACTGCCCGGCGCGCTCTGCGAGCACCGCCGGGGCGAAGGGCCGGAAGTCCTCGCGGAACTTGATGCGGGAGTTGACGATGTCCTTCATGGCCGGGTTGGTGGCGTTGGCCAGGATGCTGCGGTTGCCCAGGGCCCGGGGGCCGAACTCCATGCGCCCCTGGAACCAGCCCACGATCTGGTCGCGGGCGATGAGCTCCGCCGTGCGCCGCAACAGGGCCTCGTCGTCCAGGCGCTGGAAGGGCAGCCCGGCGGCGCGCAGGGCGGCCTCGATGGCTTCGTTGCCGAAGGCGGGGCCGAGCAGGGGGCTGTGCGGCGCCAGGGGCCGGGCCTCGTCGCGCCCGTGCCAGTAGCAGTACAGGGCCGCGCCCATGCTGCCGCCGCCGTCCGCCGCCGCCGGGGGCACGTGCAGGGCCGTGAAGGGCGACTCGCGCAGCACCCGGGTGTTGGCCACGCAGTTCAGGGCCAGCCCCCCGGCCAGGCACAGGGCGTCCATGCCGCCGCTGGCCTCGTGCAGCGAGGCGGCCAGGGCGACCATGGCCTGTTCCGTGAGCGCCTGCACCGAGGCCGCGAGGTCCATGTGGCGCCGCGTCAGGGGGGCGTCGGGCGTCCGGGGCGGGCCCAGCAGCTCCTCGAAACGCCGGGAATGCATGCGCCGGGTGTCGTGGGTGAAGTCGAAATAGCCGAGGTTCAGGCGGAAGCTGCCGTCGGGGCCCTGGCGGAAGACGCGCGCGAGCTGGTCCATGTACGTCGGCTGGCCGTAGGAGGCCAGGCCCATGACCTTGTACTCGTCGTTGTTGACCTTGACGCCCAGAAACCCCGTGACGGCGCTGTAGAGCATGCCCAGGGAGTGGGGGTAGCGGATCTCGCGCAGGCGGCGGATGGTGTTGCCCTCGGCCACGAACTGGACGGTGGAGGCCCATTCGCCCACGGCGTCCACGGTCATCAGCGCGGCGGCGGGGAAGGGCGAGGTGAAATAGGCGCAGGCCGCGTGGGCGAGGTGGTGGTCGCAGTAGCGCACGGGCCCCGCGTAGCCCAGGCGCGCCGCCAGCACGCGCTCCATGAACAGCCGCTCGTGCAGGAACAAGGAGAGCTGGCGCGCCACGGAGCCTTCGGACAGGCCGCGCCAGGTGCGGCCCGTGGCCAGCAGGCGCTCGAGCTTGCGCAGGGGTTTTTCGTAGAAGCAGACGGCGTCCACCTGGGCGATGTCCAGCCCGCCCGCGTCCAGGCAGTGGCGGATGGCGGCCTCGGGAAAGCGGCTGTCGTGCTTCTTGCGCGTGAAGCGCTCCTCCTCGGCGGCCGCGACGATGGCGCCGTCGCGCACGAGGGTGGCCGAGGCGTCGTGGAAATAGCAGGAGATGCCAAGGACGTTCATGGCCGCGCCCTAGTACTGGCTGTCCAGGTCGCAGGATGGGTCGTCGGCGTCCAGCCACGAGGAGCTGGCGTCGAAGGCCGTGTCCAGCTCCGTGGCGGCGAGGTCGAAGAGTCCTTCGAGCAGGGCGGCCAGGGCCTGGCCGGGGGCATCGTCCTGATGCATGGCGTCCTCCTTCCTGGGGGGCGGATGCGTTGCCGCCGGGCTGGCGGCCTGCCGGAAACATGCACGGAACATGCCGGGCATGTTTCCGGCGCGGGGTCAGCTTGCCCGGGCGGGGCTCATGGCTCGTCCTGGCGCAGCGGCGGCAG encodes:
- a CDS encoding SGNH/GDSL hydrolase family protein; its protein translation is MQSLGHRSYWNTARKPEGVTRVLCLGDSLTFGQGVLPHEAYPAVLEEHLNRFCWERAVEVVNLGACGHSLHDSVSGFNLRGAAMAPDLVILTLCNNDAELYCTPEGRSYLEHLDRNWDPQGPVFPLFRRALAGFKAGLDAAGVPLVLCFWSVTGECPTDRRVAAQIAGEARALGIDFLDLSLEFTGPQSASADPGLFVSKADEHPSAQAHRLAAMRLARHLLTAGPLAGGDGPPLGEADVARRCADAARAMAAAGRPPEAACSWLLLALGAKRQSRARLRLAPEALLPAPAWEAIVAGVEDELAGLYRLRQHEGFAALIDETPFLRLNSCLGRLEQMHKHCLLLEEATPKSPLLAEPLDMLTRQQPLGGGELLAPDAILARADALLTRALRALEPLRAPAPAPGPWSVLPAPPGETLAPLRAFLEEFALAARGVRRLARRLAAQHARSGRGLGPEHRRGVGLLREHLGGLVLALGGIGESFHLARLAAMRPPLPAAPMTLISATLVMPEGAHGTLRATVSYRQPFRQPVSDNHHGVPDGREHTCRWAFPLLVNATLLLELVGTRGGATLQGVLTRVTINEGHPGALAITPGQAEILSPDRMLVHLALVHPPARV
- a CDS encoding carbamoyltransferase family protein, with translation MNVLGISCYFHDASATLVRDGAIVAAAEEERFTRKKHDSRFPEAAIRHCLDAGGLDIAQVDAVCFYEKPLRKLERLLATGRTWRGLSEGSVARQLSLFLHERLFMERVLAARLGYAGPVRYCDHHLAHAACAYFTSPFPAAALMTVDAVGEWASTVQFVAEGNTIRRLREIRYPHSLGMLYSAVTGFLGVKVNNDEYKVMGLASYGQPTYMDQLARVFRQGPDGSFRLNLGYFDFTHDTRRMHSRRFEELLGPPRTPDAPLTRRHMDLAASVQALTEQAMVALAASLHEASGGMDALCLAGGLALNCVANTRVLRESPFTALHVPPAAADGGGSMGAALYCYWHGRDEARPLAPHSPLLGPAFGNEAIEAALRAAGLPFQRLDDEALLRRTAELIARDQIVGWFQGRMEFGPRALGNRSILANATNPAMKDIVNSRIKFREDFRPFAPAVLAERAGQWFDLDAPSPYMLLAPQVRPGMDARIPAVTHCDNSARVQTVSPADNPRLHRLITAFEALTGVPVVMNTSFNIRGEPIVCTPQDACRCFLKTDLDFLVMGNYLADKGF